GGGTTCGCCGCACCCTGGGTTCGCGTTTCTTCCAGTACTACGTGGGGGTGTTGGATGAGGGGCCCGAGCCGCCCGATCACATCGTCCGCCGGGAGGACCATCTGCTGCCCTTCGGATACTGGATCGGGGAGAGCCAGTGGGTGCCGGTGGTGCATATCACGTCGGAAGGCCCCGACGAGGAACGGGAGGATCCCTTCGCTCAAGCCTCTACCGTTCACTATGACCGCTCCTGCTCGGCCTGCCATACCACGCGTCCGCTGGGGGACTGGCTGCTGACCTCGGACGGCAGGCTGCGTTCAGGACAGTTCTCTCCCCGCGAGTTTTCCGTCGACATGTCGGCTTACCTGGCTCAGGCCCACCCGCGTCTGCTGCCCCAACGCGAGGCCCTTCATCAAGCCGATTTGGCCCGCATATCGGCCTTTCTGGAGCAGCGCATCGACTACCTGCCCGCTCAAGAGCACGCCGTCACGCTGGGCGTGAGTTGCGAGGCCTGCCACAACGGCGCCTTTGAGCACGCCCGACGCAGCAGTGCGGAGGGCAGCGATCTGCTGCCGCGCTTTTTCCCCTCCAGCCCGCATGTGCTGGTCAACAGCCAGGAGAGCAGCAGCCAGGCCTGGGGACGCAACAGCCGCAATCTCAACTGGACCTGCGCGCGCTGCCACTCGGGCGGACGCCCCCGTTACGCGGGAGGCATGGACACCTGGAATTCCACCGAGTACTCGGACGCCTCGCGGGGGGCCTGCTACCATCCCGGACGCGCTCAGGCGGCCGGAATGTCGGCTCTGACCTGCGTTCATTGCCACGATCCCCACTACAGCATCGGGCCCCGCTGGGACCGTCCGCCCCGCCGCGACGACGCTCAATGCCTGGAGTGCCACAAGGCCCTGAAGGAGGCCGGGGCCCGCCGCCTGCATACCCGCCATCAGCCGGAGACGCCCGGGGACCGCTGCATGAACTGCCACATGCCGCGCATCAACGAGGGGCTGCAGGACATGGTGCGCACCCACCACATTTTCAGCCCCACCCAGCCCCACATGATCGAGTCAGGGCAGCCCAATGCCTGCAATATGTGCCATGTGGACGAGAGCATCGGGTGGACGCTCGAGCATCTGAGCGAATGGTACGGGGCCGAGTTCGATTCCGCCCGCATGGCCTCCTCCTATCCCCTTCCTCAGGAACCGGCCGTCCTCAACTGGCTAGCCTCTTCTCATCCGGCCACCCGCCTTGTGGCCTCCGATGCCCTGACCCGGGCCGGGGCCCGCTGGGCGCTTCCCCACCTGCTGGAAATGCTGGACGATCCCTACCTCATCAACCGCCAGTTCACTCAGCGGGGACTGGAGAAGATGCTGGATACCGACCTGGAGGACTACGGCTACCGCTTCTACCAATACCGGGAGGAGCGCCGTCGTCCTTTGCAGAACATCCGTCGCAAGGAGCTGCAGCGCTGATCGCGCCCGCCGCTGCGATTTTTTCGAAAAAAAGAGTGATCTTTCACCAGGGGTGCGGCATCTAAGTAGGCGGAAAACGGGTTTGAAAAAACCCAACTCCCCCTCCTCCCCCAGGCGAGCCCGCTCGCAAGAGCGGGCTTGCGCTTTTCTGGCTCAATGAGCCCGCCAAGGCACTCCTGAGAACTTCCTGAGAAAAACCTGAAAGCTTCTCCATGACGGCTTGGCCGTCATTCATCCATGCTGCTTGCCCAGCATGCAAGACTTTTCGTCGGACCTTCGCTTCGGGATCAGGACTGCCCTGCGGAATCCCGCCTTCACCGTGGTGGCCGTCCTTTCGCTGGCACTGGGAATCGGTGCCACGACAACCATCTTCACCCTGCTCAACGCCATCTTCCTGAACCCGCTAGCGGTGGGCAACCCTTCCACCTTGATGGCGGTCTTCACCACGGACGAAAGCATTTCGGGGGGCGTACTGGGTGGCAATCTGCCCATGTCGTCTCCCAATTTCATGGATTTTCGCGAGTCCAACGAAGTCTTTTCCGGCATGTCGGCGGAAGTCTTCGCCCCCATGAACTTCAGCGACGGGGTCAACCCGGCGGAGATGGTGGCGGCCAACCTTGTCAGCGCCAGCCACTTCGAGGTGATGGGGCTGGAACCGGCCGCCGGACGCTTCTTCCTGCCTCAGGAGGACGAGGTTCCCGGACGCGATCCGGTGGCCGTGCTCAGCCACTCCTTTTGGACGCTGCGATTCGGCCGGGATCCCTCGGTGGTGGGGCGGACCATCAATCTCAACAACCTCGACTACACCGTCGTGGGGGTGGCGCCGTCCGGGTTCAGCGGTACTTCGGTGGTGGCCAGCGTCGACCTTTGGGTGCCCTTGATGATGCACACCAACGCATTCGACGAATGGATGCAGGGGATGTATTCGATGCGGCGCGCTCTCACCCTCTTCGTCCACGGACGCCTCAAAGAGGGCGTCACCCGTCAACAAGCCGAGAGCAACCTGCAAGCCATCGCACGCTCCTTGAGCGAGCAGCATCCGCAGCCCAACCAGGGACGAAGCGTCATCGTCCGCCCCTTGGCTGAATCCTTCCTGCCGCCCGGTTTCCGCAGCATGATGACGAGGGCGGGTTGGGTGCTCTCGACGGTGGTGGCGCTGGTCCTGCTCATCTCCTGCGCCAACGTAGCCAACCTCTTGCTGGCCCGGGCCCGCGCCCGGCGCCGCGAGATCGCCGTCCGCTTGTCGATCGGAGCTTCGCGCGGACGGCTCTTGCGCCAGCTTTTGACCGAGTCGGCGCTGCTGGCTCTGAGCGGCGGTGCGGTGGGACTGGCGGTAGCGTATTGGGGAAGGGATCTGCTCTGGTCTCACCGCCCGCCCTTTCTTGAGAACGTATCACTCGATTTGAGTCTGGACGCTCGGGTGCTCGGATTCGCCTTGCTCCTGTCTCTCCTGACGGGCCTCCTCTTCGGTCTGCTTCCGGCTCTCCAGGCGTCCCGCCCTGAGCTGGTTCCCGCCCTCAAGAACGAGACGTCTTC
This sequence is a window from Acidobacteriota bacterium. Protein-coding genes within it:
- a CDS encoding ABC transporter permease — its product is MQDFSSDLRFGIRTALRNPAFTVVAVLSLALGIGATTTIFTLLNAIFLNPLAVGNPSTLMAVFTTDESISGGVLGGNLPMSSPNFMDFRESNEVFSGMSAEVFAPMNFSDGVNPAEMVAANLVSASHFEVMGLEPAAGRFFLPQEDEVPGRDPVAVLSHSFWTLRFGRDPSVVGRTINLNNLDYTVVGVAPSGFSGTSVVASVDLWVPLMMHTNAFDEWMQGMYSMRRALTLFVHGRLKEGVTRQQAESNLQAIARSLSEQHPQPNQGRSVIVRPLAESFLPPGFRSMMTRAGWVLSTVVALVLLISCANVANLLLARARARRREIAVRLSIGASRGRLLRQLLTESALLALSGGAVGLAVAYWGRDLLWSHRPPFLENVSLDLSLDARVLGFALLLSLLTGLLFGLLPALQASRPELVPALKNETSSNSRTRGLLQARHLLVIAQVALSTLAMVGAGLFLRSVGQARTIDPGFESQRLAVFNVDLSTQGYDRQQGLEFFREASEQLSGLPGAASAAVASGQPLGPSVMRSVFLQGRDSRQDGNGRLVQVKNVSDNYFRTVGMPLDRGRSFQRSDDQHTPRVAVINQTMARRFWPEEDALGQRFTFYGDDAPVEVVGIVADATYGTLGEDPQPFIFQSLRQNYSATATFHLLTRGDPLAVLSLAQQRMRTLRPQLALTNVRTISEIIDESLWAPRLAAGMLSVFGLVALALAAVGTYGVMSYTVSRRRNEIGLRMALGANRMAVLKLVVVQGMTLAVIGTLAGLAAAFILSPQVTSMLWISARDPLVYLVTLFLLALVSLLANLLPARRATAVSPMLVLRGSTQRG